In Pseudovibrio brasiliensis, one DNA window encodes the following:
- the pcaD gene encoding 3-oxoadipate enol-lactonase, which yields MHFIDLNATTLHFKKTSSDTAAPALVLINSLGTDFRIWDEFLLHLGHQGEVLTYDKRGHGLSGVGDARYSIDLHMRDLAALMDSQGIKNAVICGVSVGGMIALALQAARPDLVGGLILCDTAPRIGDPQGWQDRIDAIEANGMEGIADAVMSRWFSAGFQEEMPASVAGYRNLLCRTPVEGYLGTCAAIRDADLTCSAAQIDVPVLCIAGEDDQSTPPELVEEMANLIPNAKFERVRNCGHLPSIEQPEYLAHLVRQAISRWPGAIDQREQRQTEIYKQGMQTRRRVLGDTHVNAAEVQKNSFDAPFQELITEAAWGHVWSRHNWTLRERSIVTIALLAALGHLDEVAMHVRAARNTGATREDISEALLHTAIYAGVPAANSAIKVVKNVFAQLDASGE from the coding sequence ATGCACTTCATAGACTTAAACGCGACCACGCTTCACTTCAAAAAGACCAGTTCAGACACTGCTGCTCCAGCGCTTGTTCTGATCAATTCATTGGGAACGGACTTTCGCATTTGGGATGAGTTTCTGCTTCATCTCGGGCATCAAGGCGAAGTGCTGACCTATGATAAACGCGGGCACGGTCTTTCTGGTGTTGGGGACGCGCGTTACTCCATTGATTTGCATATGCGAGACCTTGCTGCGCTCATGGACAGTCAGGGCATCAAGAATGCGGTGATTTGCGGTGTATCTGTAGGGGGAATGATTGCACTGGCGCTGCAGGCAGCCCGACCAGATTTGGTCGGAGGGCTCATCCTGTGTGACACCGCACCGCGCATTGGTGACCCTCAGGGGTGGCAAGACCGCATCGACGCGATTGAGGCCAACGGGATGGAGGGGATCGCCGATGCGGTGATGTCCCGTTGGTTCTCAGCAGGCTTTCAGGAAGAGATGCCAGCTTCTGTCGCAGGTTATCGCAATCTCTTGTGCCGAACTCCGGTGGAGGGTTACCTCGGCACTTGCGCGGCCATTCGTGACGCAGATCTGACATGCTCAGCAGCCCAGATCGACGTACCTGTTTTGTGCATCGCAGGGGAGGATGATCAGTCCACCCCACCAGAGTTGGTGGAAGAGATGGCAAACCTCATCCCTAACGCCAAGTTTGAGCGTGTACGCAACTGCGGACACTTGCCGAGCATTGAGCAACCTGAGTATCTGGCGCATCTGGTTCGGCAAGCAATTTCGCGTTGGCCGGGCGCTATTGATCAGCGCGAGCAGCGTCAAACTGAAATCTACAAACAGGGAATGCAAACACGTCGCCGGGTGTTGGGGGACACCCACGTGAATGCAGCTGAAGTGCAAAAGAACAGTTTTGATGCGCCATTTCAGGAACTTATCACGGAAGCAGCATGGGGCCATGTGTGGTCAAGGCACAACTGGACATTGCGGGAGAGGTCCATTGTAACTATTGCGCTTCTCGCTGCGTTAGGGCACCTAGATGAAGTGGCCATGCATGTGCGGGCTGCAAGAAACACCGGGGCAACACGGGAAGATATAAGCGAAGCTCTGCTGCACACCGCAATTTATGCCGGTGTACCAGCCGCAAACAGCGCCATCAAAGTCGTAAAAAATGTGTTCGCGCAGCTTGATGCGTCAGGGGAGTGA
- the pcaH gene encoding protocatechuate 3,4-dioxygenase subunit beta translates to MRQGSEMSKPTTNAGPFFPRDRNWHPQALSPNYKTSVLRSPQKALLSFGNTISETTGPVFGQNMLGELDHDLVLNYAKPGESALGERIIVHGHVLDEEAKPVPNALVEVWQANAGGRYRHKKDGYLAPLDPNFGGCGRVITDENGYYAFRTIRPGPYPWPNGVNDWRPSHIHFSLFGSGFAQRLITQMYFEGDPHIPMCPIVRTINDPEAIEMLVAKLDMNHTVPMDARAYRFDMVLRGRRSTMFENRMEGN, encoded by the coding sequence ATGCGTCAGGGGAGTGAGATGAGCAAGCCAACGACCAATGCTGGTCCGTTCTTTCCGCGAGATCGAAACTGGCACCCGCAGGCATTGTCGCCCAATTACAAGACAAGTGTGTTGCGGTCTCCGCAAAAAGCACTTCTGTCATTCGGAAATACAATCAGCGAAACCACTGGGCCGGTGTTCGGTCAAAACATGCTTGGTGAGCTGGATCATGATCTGGTGTTGAACTACGCCAAGCCCGGTGAAAGCGCGTTGGGAGAACGCATCATCGTGCATGGTCACGTGCTGGATGAAGAAGCCAAACCTGTGCCAAACGCGCTGGTGGAGGTGTGGCAGGCCAATGCAGGTGGTCGCTACCGTCACAAGAAAGACGGCTATCTGGCACCGCTTGACCCGAACTTTGGTGGATGTGGCCGCGTCATCACGGATGAGAATGGATATTATGCCTTCCGCACTATTCGTCCTGGCCCATATCCATGGCCAAACGGGGTAAATGACTGGCGCCCTTCGCATATCCATTTTTCTCTGTTCGGTTCCGGCTTCGCGCAGCGTCTGATCACGCAGATGTACTTTGAGGGCGATCCGCATATTCCGATGTGCCCGATTGTTCGAACCATCAATGATCCTGAAGCCATTGAGATGCTTGTTGCCAAGCTGGATATGAACCACACCGTGCCAATGGATGCACGCGCCTATCGATTTGATATGGTTCTGCGCGGACGTCGCTCAACCATGTTTGAGAACCGTATGGAGGGCAACTGA
- a CDS encoding TRAP transporter large permease, giving the protein MAASLFMGFGALAVLVFLIVIRIPIAYAMILVGGVGIALINGPMLLLSQLKTLAYGQFAIYDLSVIPLFILMGALASKTGLSQSLFRAANAWLGWMKGGTAMAAIASCAGFGAVCGSSLATASTMGKVALPELKRYNYSGALATGTLAAGGVLGILIPPSVVLIIYAVIVEANIVTMFVAAFIPGILAVLLFLAVIALYVFVSPSSGPAGGAGTREEFLAASIGVLPVLTVFGLVIGGIYLGFYNPTPAAAVGVFLVMMFGLLQRNLAFGDMIEALKETAATSGMIYLILLGAELLKIFMSRIGLPQETAAWIAGSGLEPMTVMLLILLALIALGCLMDSMSMMLLVIPFFWPVLMELNGGMYQGADGAGYGMSTEDLKIWFGILALIVVELGLITPPVGMNVFVISALAKDTPMSQTFKGVAPFFGAELVRVAILVSFPALTLWLPKLLS; this is encoded by the coding sequence ATGGCGGCTAGTCTTTTCATGGGCTTTGGTGCCCTCGCCGTTTTGGTGTTCCTTATTGTTATCCGTATCCCGATTGCTTACGCTATGATCCTTGTAGGCGGAGTCGGGATTGCGCTGATCAACGGCCCAATGCTGCTACTTAGCCAATTGAAAACATTGGCATATGGCCAGTTCGCGATCTACGACCTCTCTGTCATTCCACTGTTCATTCTGATGGGGGCGCTCGCCTCAAAAACCGGCTTGAGCCAGTCCTTGTTCAGAGCGGCCAATGCGTGGCTGGGTTGGATGAAAGGCGGCACCGCAATGGCCGCTATCGCCTCCTGCGCCGGGTTCGGCGCGGTTTGTGGATCCTCGCTTGCGACCGCGTCAACCATGGGCAAAGTGGCTCTGCCAGAGCTGAAGCGTTACAATTATTCAGGCGCTTTGGCCACTGGAACACTCGCCGCTGGCGGAGTTCTGGGCATTCTCATCCCGCCAAGCGTTGTTTTGATCATCTATGCGGTGATCGTGGAAGCAAACATCGTTACTATGTTCGTTGCTGCGTTTATTCCGGGTATTTTGGCCGTTCTTTTGTTCTTGGCAGTCATCGCGCTCTACGTTTTCGTCAGCCCTTCCTCCGGCCCTGCTGGTGGTGCCGGAACGCGTGAAGAGTTCCTCGCAGCTTCCATCGGCGTGTTGCCTGTGCTGACGGTTTTCGGACTTGTCATCGGTGGCATCTATTTAGGCTTCTATAATCCGACACCGGCTGCTGCAGTGGGTGTGTTCCTCGTGATGATGTTCGGCCTCCTCCAGCGCAATCTCGCATTTGGAGACATGATCGAAGCGCTGAAGGAGACAGCAGCCACGTCAGGTATGATCTATCTGATCCTACTGGGTGCTGAGCTGCTCAAAATTTTCATGTCTCGCATTGGCCTCCCACAAGAGACCGCCGCATGGATTGCAGGCTCTGGTCTGGAACCGATGACCGTGATGCTGCTGATCCTGCTTGCTTTGATCGCACTGGGTTGCCTGATGGACAGTATGTCTATGATGCTGCTGGTGATCCCGTTCTTCTGGCCGGTTCTGATGGAACTGAACGGCGGCATGTATCAAGGTGCAGATGGTGCTGGGTATGGCATGAGCACGGAAGACCTGAAAATTTGGTTTGGCATTCTGGCGCTAATCGTCGTCGAACTCGGGTTGATCACGCCACCAGTGGGCATGAACGTCTTCGTCATCTCAGCTCTGGCCAAAGACACGCCAATGAGCCAGACCTTCAAAGGCGTAGCACCTTTCTTCGGAGCGGAACTGGTACGCGTCGCCATTCTGGTCAGCTTCCCAGCCCTAACCCTCTGGCTACCAAAGCTGCTTTCCTGA
- the pcaF gene encoding 3-oxoadipyl-CoA thiolase: MSEAYICDYIRTPIGRYGGALSSVRADDLGALPIKALMERNPSVDWEAVDEVYYGCANQAGEDNRNVARMVALLAGLPEAVPGTTLNRLCGSGMDAVIAAARAIKTGECDLVIAGGVESMSRAPFVMPKATTPFSRANEVFDTTIGWRFVNPKMKKQFGIDSMPETGENVAEDFGISRADQDAFAARSQAKAAAAQENGRLANEIIDVTIPQRKGDPIIVSSDEHPRAGTTAEKLAKLPTPFRENGSVTAGNASGVNDGAAALIVASAEAVKKYGLMPIARVLGGATAGVSPRIMGIGPAPAAKKLCARLDLQPTDFDIIELNEAFASQGIAVLRELGLDESAEHINPNGGAIALGHPLGMSGARITGTAALELSLQGKKRALATMCIGVGQGIAIALERD; the protein is encoded by the coding sequence ATGTCAGAGGCATATATTTGCGATTATATTAGAACACCAATTGGTCGTTATGGGGGAGCACTGTCTTCAGTTCGGGCGGATGATCTGGGTGCTTTGCCAATCAAGGCACTGATGGAACGTAACCCTTCCGTGGATTGGGAAGCGGTTGATGAAGTGTATTACGGCTGTGCTAACCAAGCAGGTGAAGACAACCGCAACGTCGCGCGCATGGTTGCTCTGCTGGCGGGCCTGCCAGAAGCTGTTCCCGGCACGACACTGAACCGCCTGTGTGGTTCTGGTATGGATGCTGTGATTGCAGCAGCCCGCGCGATCAAAACAGGTGAGTGTGATTTGGTGATCGCAGGCGGCGTGGAGTCGATGTCTCGTGCACCTTTCGTCATGCCGAAAGCCACCACACCGTTTTCTCGCGCAAACGAAGTGTTCGACACCACCATTGGCTGGCGCTTTGTAAACCCAAAGATGAAGAAGCAGTTTGGCATCGACAGCATGCCAGAGACAGGTGAGAATGTGGCCGAGGATTTTGGCATCTCCCGTGCGGATCAGGATGCTTTTGCTGCCCGCTCTCAGGCAAAAGCTGCTGCTGCGCAGGAAAATGGCCGCCTTGCTAACGAGATCATTGATGTAACAATCCCTCAGCGCAAAGGTGATCCGATTATCGTCTCATCTGACGAACACCCACGTGCTGGAACGACTGCTGAGAAACTTGCAAAACTGCCAACGCCTTTCCGTGAAAACGGCAGTGTCACAGCGGGCAATGCATCCGGTGTGAATGATGGTGCAGCAGCATTGATTGTTGCATCTGCTGAAGCGGTTAAGAAATATGGCCTCATGCCAATCGCGCGTGTGCTTGGTGGAGCAACAGCAGGCGTATCTCCACGCATTATGGGTATCGGGCCTGCACCTGCTGCGAAGAAACTCTGCGCCCGCTTGGACCTGCAGCCAACTGATTTCGACATCATTGAGTTGAATGAAGCCTTTGCAAGTCAGGGGATCGCTGTCCTTCGCGAGTTGGGCCTTGATGAAAGTGCGGAACACATCAACCCGAATGGTGGTGCAATCGCATTGGGTCATCCACTCGGTATGTCTGGTGCACGTATCACCGGCACCGCTGCTCTGGAGTTGAGCCTGCAAGGCAAAAAACGTGCACTGGCGACCATGTGTATTGGCGTTGGTCAGGGCATCGCAATCGCGCTTGAAAGGGACTGA
- a CDS encoding TRAP transporter substrate-binding protein — MFGNFKGLCASTALLFASVSMAGAAEYTFKLHHFLSPKAPAQTKMLEPWAKAVEENSGGQVKIEIYPSMSLGGRPPELVNQARDGVVDLVWTLNGYTPGLFPRTEVMELPFVFLDDPRAANLALYDMFESDLKADYKGLEVMFLHVHAGNGLQTRDKEVRSPADMAGMRIRTPSRTGAWVIEALGASPAAMPVPELPTALQKGVIDAAFIPWEIIPPLKIQEQTEYQIEGAGKARFGTSVFQVSMNKERWEGLPEDIQKAFRDASGAEWWAKVGEVWRATDDFGIGLAVKSGNKHITLSDEETAVFKEALAPVVEKWTSEVSKKGIDGNAMVAKAQALISKHSE; from the coding sequence ATGTTTGGTAATTTCAAAGGCCTTTGCGCTTCAACAGCGCTTCTGTTTGCCAGTGTTTCCATGGCAGGCGCGGCAGAATACACTTTTAAGCTTCACCATTTTCTAAGCCCGAAGGCACCGGCACAGACCAAGATGTTGGAACCATGGGCAAAGGCCGTTGAAGAGAATTCCGGTGGTCAGGTTAAAATCGAGATCTACCCATCCATGTCACTGGGTGGTCGCCCGCCTGAGCTGGTGAACCAGGCTCGTGACGGCGTGGTTGATCTGGTCTGGACCCTGAATGGCTACACACCTGGCCTGTTCCCACGCACTGAAGTGATGGAACTGCCGTTTGTTTTTCTTGATGATCCTCGCGCTGCAAATCTTGCGCTCTACGACATGTTCGAGAGCGATCTTAAGGCTGACTACAAAGGCCTTGAAGTGATGTTCCTGCATGTGCATGCAGGTAACGGCTTGCAAACACGGGATAAAGAAGTCCGTAGCCCAGCAGATATGGCAGGCATGCGCATCCGCACACCATCGCGCACCGGTGCATGGGTGATTGAAGCGCTTGGCGCGTCTCCAGCAGCGATGCCGGTTCCGGAACTACCGACAGCTCTGCAGAAGGGCGTGATTGATGCGGCGTTCATTCCTTGGGAAATCATCCCACCGCTGAAGATACAGGAACAGACCGAATACCAGATCGAAGGTGCTGGCAAAGCACGCTTTGGTACTTCTGTCTTCCAGGTTTCCATGAACAAAGAGCGCTGGGAAGGTTTGCCTGAAGACATTCAGAAGGCTTTCCGCGATGCATCTGGCGCTGAGTGGTGGGCAAAGGTTGGTGAAGTTTGGCGTGCGACAGATGACTTTGGCATCGGCCTCGCGGTAAAGTCAGGCAATAAACACATCACTCTTTCTGACGAAGAAACAGCTGTCTTCAAAGAAGCTCTGGCTCCAGTGGTTGAAAAGTGGACCTCGGAAGTTTCCAAAAAAGGCATTGATGGCAACGCGATGGTTGCAAAAGCACAGGCATTGATTTCCAAGCACAGCGAGTAG
- the pcaQ gene encoding pca operon transcription factor PcaQ — protein sequence MNNDIIQINHIEIVMNNLRRLKLRHLEAFVEVSRQNSVSRAAEVLHLTQPAVTRTIRELEEICGQPLIEKDGRGIRITHYGEVFLRHAGTSLAAARNGINALSQLSYSDGPMVRIGALPTVAASLIPQAVKAFLDTGLRNRLHIVTGENHVLLDQLRNGELDLVMGRLPAPENMQGLVFEPHYRERVVFAVDKNHPLAGKPQISVSELDAFPVLMPSAASIIRPFVDRLFIEHGIPEPEQAIETVSDSFGRAFTQEYNAIWIISRGVIAREIESGQFVELPIDTRATVGSVGLNMRAGETLDSAAQCFAEILMDLSEREETHAPAY from the coding sequence ATGAATAATGATATTATCCAGATTAATCATATTGAGATTGTTATGAATAACTTGCGCAGATTAAAGCTCAGGCATTTGGAAGCTTTTGTTGAGGTATCTCGCCAAAACAGCGTGAGCCGCGCTGCGGAGGTGCTTCATCTCACACAGCCAGCTGTCACACGTACTATTCGCGAATTGGAAGAAATATGCGGGCAGCCTCTGATTGAAAAAGACGGGCGCGGAATCCGCATTACTCATTACGGTGAGGTATTCCTGCGCCACGCAGGCACCAGTCTGGCTGCTGCCCGCAACGGCATCAATGCATTATCTCAGCTCAGCTATAGCGACGGGCCAATGGTGCGCATCGGCGCACTGCCAACTGTCGCCGCTTCCCTCATTCCACAAGCTGTCAAAGCTTTCCTTGATACGGGGCTGCGCAACCGCCTTCATATCGTTACTGGTGAGAACCACGTGCTGCTGGATCAGCTACGAAATGGTGAGCTAGATCTGGTTATGGGCCGCCTTCCCGCACCTGAAAACATGCAGGGATTGGTGTTTGAGCCGCATTACCGCGAACGTGTTGTGTTTGCCGTCGACAAGAACCATCCGTTGGCAGGTAAGCCACAAATCAGCGTGAGTGAGCTGGATGCCTTTCCCGTCCTAATGCCTTCCGCAGCCTCGATTATCCGCCCTTTCGTGGACCGTCTCTTCATCGAACACGGCATTCCGGAACCAGAGCAGGCGATCGAGACCGTATCAGACTCATTCGGCAGAGCGTTCACTCAAGAATACAATGCGATCTGGATCATTTCTCGCGGCGTGATTGCCCGCGAGATCGAGAGCGGCCAGTTTGTAGAACTGCCCATCGACACTCGCGCAACGGTGGGCTCAGTCGGCCTCAACATGCGTGCAGGTGAGACACTGGACAGCGCAGCTCAATGCTTTGCAGAGATTCTGATGGACCTGAGCGAGCGAGAAGAAACACACGCTCCTGCCTACTGA
- a CDS encoding 3-carboxy-cis,cis-muconate cycloisomerase, protein MKGTDVVVNLFTDPVWSGLFGDEEVQSAFSLEATLNHYLAYEVALTNALNAHALISTQAKEAVLKGCEGFEPDLAALKAGVAKDGLPIPAFIAQLRARIGEPHAAACHKTSTSQDVMDTALALALKQVSQILTTRLAAVIGALETLKSANADHTLMGRTRMQAALPITAGDRIATWIAPLKRYQQKLEDAAKQVSVLQYGGPVGTSATQGEHAEVIAAQMAAELALEVPTQSWHTQRDNLVDYANVLSMISGSLGKLGADVALMAQQGVGEIKLSGGGSSSAMAHKHNPINAELLVTLARYNSTQVSAMHSALVHEQERSGAAWALEWMILPGMCMATGASLQSALKLLQQTEWIGAPLSD, encoded by the coding sequence TTGAAAGGGACTGATGTGGTTGTGAACCTCTTCACAGACCCGGTGTGGAGCGGATTGTTTGGAGACGAGGAGGTACAAAGTGCCTTCTCACTCGAGGCAACGTTGAACCACTATCTGGCTTACGAAGTGGCTCTCACCAATGCTTTGAATGCACATGCCCTGATTTCAACGCAAGCAAAAGAGGCTGTACTCAAAGGCTGTGAGGGTTTCGAGCCAGACCTTGCTGCACTGAAAGCAGGCGTTGCCAAAGATGGTCTGCCAATCCCGGCTTTCATCGCCCAGTTGCGTGCCCGTATTGGTGAACCTCACGCTGCCGCATGCCACAAAACATCCACCAGTCAGGATGTTATGGACACGGCACTGGCTTTGGCCCTGAAGCAAGTCTCACAAATTTTGACTACTCGTCTGGCAGCAGTGATTGGTGCACTCGAGACGCTAAAGTCAGCAAATGCTGATCATACGCTTATGGGCCGAACCCGTATGCAAGCCGCCCTGCCAATCACAGCGGGGGATCGCATTGCAACGTGGATCGCGCCGCTGAAGCGTTATCAGCAGAAGCTGGAAGATGCTGCTAAACAGGTTTCTGTGCTTCAGTACGGCGGCCCTGTTGGAACTTCAGCAACACAAGGCGAGCATGCCGAGGTCATTGCCGCGCAAATGGCGGCTGAGTTGGCTTTGGAAGTGCCCACTCAGTCATGGCATACACAGCGAGATAATCTGGTTGATTATGCGAATGTGCTTTCCATGATTTCCGGAAGCCTCGGCAAACTGGGTGCGGATGTCGCGCTGATGGCACAACAGGGTGTTGGTGAGATCAAACTTTCCGGTGGAGGCAGCTCGTCCGCCATGGCTCACAAGCACAATCCAATCAATGCAGAACTGTTGGTTACGCTGGCGCGCTACAACAGTACGCAAGTATCCGCCATGCATAGCGCGCTGGTGCATGAGCAGGAGCGTTCAGGTGCTGCATGGGCTTTGGAATGGATGATCCTGCCCGGCATGTGCATGGCGACGGGAGCCAGTCTTCAGAGTGCATTAAAGCTGCTGCAACAAACAGAGTGGATTGGAGCTCCCTTAAGTGATTAA
- the pcaG gene encoding protocatechuate 3,4-dioxygenase subunit alpha has product MTKLEYLKESPSQTAGPYVHIGCTPNFIGNMGIFKEDLGARMVNEQTNGQRITIKGRVFDGTGTPLKDAMLEIWQADSEGLFNSPSETRGDADPNFTGWGRQPVNLETGEFCFETVKPGSVPFPDGRVQAPHINFWIVARGINIGLNTRMYFPEEEEANAADPVLGRIEHRVRVPTLIAKQSGDTYTFDIYIQGENETVFFDI; this is encoded by the coding sequence ATGACGAAGCTGGAGTATCTGAAAGAAAGCCCAAGCCAGACCGCTGGCCCTTACGTTCACATTGGTTGCACACCGAACTTCATCGGCAATATGGGGATTTTCAAGGAAGACCTTGGTGCCCGCATGGTGAATGAGCAGACCAACGGACAGCGCATCACCATTAAAGGCCGCGTGTTTGATGGAACCGGCACACCACTAAAAGACGCCATGCTAGAAATCTGGCAGGCAGACAGTGAGGGCCTGTTCAACAGTCCATCTGAAACACGTGGTGATGCAGATCCAAATTTTACAGGGTGGGGACGTCAGCCGGTTAATCTGGAAACCGGCGAGTTCTGTTTTGAAACTGTGAAACCGGGTTCTGTGCCGTTTCCTGATGGCAGAGTGCAAGCGCCGCACATCAACTTCTGGATCGTCGCGCGCGGAATCAACATCGGCCTCAACACGCGCATGTACTTCCCGGAAGAGGAAGAGGCCAATGCCGCGGATCCGGTGTTGGGCCGTATTGAACATCGTGTGCGCGTTCCAACGCTGATCGCCAAGCAATCCGGCGACACCTACACCTTTGATATTTACATTCAGGGTGAAAACGAAACCGTCTTCTTTGATATCTGA
- a CDS encoding CoA-transferase subunit beta, with translation MTGHDFTPDEMMAIAASRALSNTDVCFVGIGPPSAACNIARLTHAPDITLIYESGTIGTAPDVLPLSIGDGELCDTALTTVSVTEMFRYWLQGGKITVGFLGAAQIDRFANINTTVVGDYENPTVRLPGGGGAPEIASSSQEIYITMKQSKRGFVEKLDFFTSFGHGEGGDHRERMGIATKGPTLLITDLAIWKPDPVTKELTVVSLHPGTTKERVQQTVSWAVRFSDDLQETPAPTEEELSVLRALKARTAAAHAGNRVETA, from the coding sequence ATGACTGGGCACGACTTTACCCCGGACGAGATGATGGCCATCGCTGCATCCCGTGCCTTGAGCAATACAGATGTCTGCTTTGTCGGCATTGGCCCACCATCAGCTGCCTGTAACATCGCGCGCCTCACTCATGCGCCTGATATCACGTTGATCTATGAGAGCGGAACGATTGGCACTGCGCCGGATGTGTTGCCGCTTTCCATTGGAGATGGTGAACTCTGCGATACGGCGCTGACAACAGTCTCCGTGACTGAGATGTTCCGCTACTGGCTGCAGGGCGGCAAGATCACTGTCGGTTTTCTGGGGGCAGCGCAGATTGATCGCTTCGCCAACATCAACACGACGGTGGTGGGTGACTACGAGAATCCAACGGTGAGATTGCCCGGTGGTGGTGGTGCGCCAGAGATTGCGTCGTCCTCTCAGGAAATCTACATCACCATGAAGCAAAGCAAGCGTGGTTTTGTTGAGAAACTGGACTTTTTCACCTCCTTCGGACACGGGGAGGGCGGTGACCACCGTGAGCGTATGGGCATCGCGACAAAAGGCCCGACACTGCTAATTACAGACCTTGCCATCTGGAAGCCTGATCCTGTCACCAAAGAGCTGACGGTGGTTTCCCTTCATCCAGGTACGACCAAAGAACGGGTGCAACAAACCGTGTCTTGGGCTGTACGTTTTAGTGATGATTTGCAGGAGACCCCTGCGCCGACTGAGGAGGAACTGTCTGTTCTGCGCGCATTGAAGGCGCGAACAGCGGCGGCGCATGCGGGTAACAGAGTGGAGACGGCCTGA
- a CDS encoding CoA transferase subunit A, producing MAEFLSLKDAVKKYLKSGDMAAFEGFTHLIPHAAAHEVIRQGIDELTIVRMTPDLIYDQLIGMGLVKKMIFSYAGNPGVGLLRRVRDSIENGWPRSIEIEEHSHAALANAYEAGAAGLPCAVFRGYLGTELQRVNPNIRSVTCPFTGEELAAVPSIRPDVAFIHALKADRKGNVLIEGIVGVQKEAVLAATHSIVTVEEVVDELDTHMNACILLHWTVSAICEVPGGAHPSYAQGYYGRDNKTYIDWDPIAADREKFQAWMEEHVLKQGPDVFAGRIKGLEVTS from the coding sequence ATGGCTGAATTTCTGTCTCTAAAAGATGCGGTCAAGAAATACCTCAAAAGCGGCGACATGGCCGCTTTTGAAGGTTTTACGCACCTCATCCCCCACGCTGCTGCCCATGAAGTCATCCGTCAAGGCATAGACGAACTCACCATCGTCCGCATGACGCCGGATCTCATTTATGATCAGCTCATCGGCATGGGTTTGGTCAAAAAGATGATCTTCTCCTATGCTGGTAACCCGGGAGTTGGTTTGCTGCGCCGAGTACGAGATTCAATCGAAAACGGTTGGCCGCGTTCCATCGAGATTGAAGAGCACTCCCATGCGGCTCTTGCTAATGCTTATGAAGCTGGTGCTGCAGGTCTGCCATGTGCGGTCTTCCGGGGGTATTTGGGAACAGAACTTCAGCGCGTGAATCCGAACATCAGAAGCGTGACCTGTCCCTTTACAGGTGAAGAGCTGGCAGCCGTTCCTTCCATTCGGCCAGATGTCGCCTTCATCCATGCGCTCAAAGCGGATCGAAAAGGCAACGTGCTGATTGAGGGGATCGTCGGTGTGCAGAAGGAGGCTGTTCTGGCTGCTACACATTCAATCGTGACAGTTGAAGAAGTGGTCGACGAGCTGGACACGCATATGAACGCTTGCATCCTGCTACATTGGACAGTCTCAGCCATATGTGAAGTGCCAGGTGGAGCGCATCCATCTTATGCGCAAGGATACTACGGCAGAGACAATAAGACTTACATCGACTGGGATCCAATCGCTGCAGATCGCGAAAAGTTCCAGGCCTGGATGGAAGAGCACGTGCTGAAGCAGGGGCCAGACGTGTTTGCGGGCCGCATCAAAGGGCTGGAGGTGACGTCATGA
- a CDS encoding TRAP transporter small permease, whose translation MGAFQKLGRTGIAGAFEKLIVAWALAGGLVLLAVVAVNIYSTLGNMWAAPFPGDFELSEIGVAIAVFSFLPFCQITDANVTADIFTSKAGPRLKAFLALIASVIAFGFGLLLLWRMYYGMSDQREYEYTTAILQIPIWYAYVPVLISLFLLSIGAVITLSENSRDLIRRT comes from the coding sequence ATGGGCGCCTTTCAAAAACTCGGACGCACCGGCATTGCCGGTGCTTTCGAAAAACTTATTGTAGCATGGGCACTTGCCGGTGGTTTGGTTCTGCTGGCAGTGGTCGCAGTCAACATCTACTCCACTCTTGGCAACATGTGGGCCGCTCCATTTCCCGGGGATTTCGAGCTCTCCGAGATCGGCGTCGCTATCGCGGTTTTCTCTTTCCTACCATTCTGCCAGATCACCGATGCCAATGTCACAGCGGACATTTTTACCAGCAAAGCAGGACCACGTTTAAAGGCGTTTCTCGCACTGATCGCGTCTGTGATTGCGTTTGGGTTTGGGCTGCTGCTGTTGTGGCGCATGTACTACGGTATGTCTGATCAACGAGAATACGAATACACCACCGCAATTTTGCAGATCCCTATTTGGTATGCGTATGTACCTGTTTTGATTTCGCTTTTCCTACTGAGCATTGGCGCAGTCATCACCTTGAGTGAAAACTCCAGAGATCTGATCCGGAGAACCTGA